Proteins from a genomic interval of Chitinophagaceae bacterium:
- the gldA gene encoding gliding motility-associated ABC transporter ATP-binding subunit GldA: MSINVKNLTKIYGSQKAVNDISFEVETGQVLGFLGPNGAGKSTTMKILTCFIPQTSGKAFVSGFNIEEEPMEVKKKIGYLPESNPLYYDLYVIEYLNFVAGLHGIKKNKSNLITNIIGQTGLHKEKFKKIGQLSKGYKQRVGLAQAMIHNPSVLILDEPTSGLDPNQLSEIRELIVNLGKEKTVILSTHIMQEVQAMCDRVIIINNGKIAVDDTTDNLQQHNKQSVIVFVEFKEKVNTEDLKKLSNVLKIERINDKSFKLHSAHESDIREDIFKFAVSLNLTILNLHTEKSTLEDVFRDITLKQS, from the coding sequence ATGTCCATAAATGTAAAGAACTTGACCAAAATTTACGGTAGTCAGAAAGCTGTAAATGATATTAGCTTTGAGGTTGAAACCGGACAAGTTTTAGGTTTTTTAGGCCCAAACGGTGCAGGTAAGTCAACAACCATGAAAATCCTGACATGCTTTATTCCTCAAACATCAGGAAAAGCTTTTGTAAGTGGATTTAATATTGAGGAAGAACCCATGGAGGTTAAAAAGAAAATTGGTTATTTGCCGGAAAGCAATCCGTTGTATTATGATTTATATGTTATTGAATACCTGAATTTTGTAGCGGGTTTGCACGGAATTAAAAAGAACAAATCAAATTTAATTACAAATATCATAGGTCAAACCGGTTTACATAAAGAGAAATTTAAGAAAATAGGACAATTATCTAAGGGTTATAAACAAAGGGTTGGTCTTGCTCAGGCTATGATTCACAATCCCTCTGTTTTGATTTTAGATGAACCTACCAGCGGATTAGATCCAAATCAACTTTCAGAAATCAGAGAACTTATTGTGAATCTGGGAAAAGAAAAAACAGTAATACTTTCTACACATATTATGCAGGAGGTTCAGGCAATGTGTGACAGAGTAATCATAATCAATAATGGCAAAATTGCTGTGGATGATACAACAGATAACTTACAACAACATAATAAACAGAGCGTAATCGTTTTTGTAGAATTCAAAGAAAAAGTGAATACAGAGGATTTAAAAAAATTGAGTAATGTTTTAAAAATTGAAAGAATAAATGATAAATCATTTAAGTTACATTCAGCTCACGAAAGTGATATTCGTGAAGATATTTTTAAATTTGCAGTTTCATTAAATCTGACTATACTTAACCTGCATACAGAAAAATCAACTTTAGAGGATGTTTTTAGAGATATAACCCTTAAACAATCCTAA
- a CDS encoding low molecular weight phosphotyrosine protein phosphatase: MKILMVCLGNICRSPLAEGILKSKIDKDKLSVEVDSAGTSAYHSGEKPDPRSIEVANKYNIDISNQKARQFSAYDFEVFDKIYVMDSSNYMDVIKLANSKGEEEKVMLIMNEAEPGRNINVPDPYWDNDGFEQVYRMLDRASDEIINKIKTKKL, translated from the coding sequence ATGAAAATTCTAATGGTATGTTTGGGGAACATTTGCAGATCTCCGCTTGCAGAAGGTATATTGAAATCAAAAATTGACAAAGATAAATTGAGTGTAGAGGTTGATTCTGCCGGTACATCTGCCTATCACAGCGGAGAGAAACCTGACCCACGCTCGATAGAGGTAGCCAATAAATACAATATTGATATTTCTAATCAAAAAGCAAGACAGTTTTCAGCTTATGATTTTGAAGTTTTCGATAAAATATATGTTATGGATAGTTCTAACTATATGGATGTAATTAAATTAGCCAATAGCAAAGGAGAAGAGGAAAAGGTTATGCTTATTATGAATGAAGCTGAACCCGGTAGAAATATAAACGTCCCGGATCCATATTGGGATAACGATGGGTTTGAGCAAGTATATAGAATGCTTGACCGAGCTTCTGATGAGATTATAAATAAAATTAAAACTAAGAAACTCTGA
- a CDS encoding 50S ribosomal protein L17: MRNGKKFNQLGRKAPHRKAMLANMASSLISHKRISTTVAKAKALRMYVEPLITKSKNDTVHSRRTVFSYLQDKSATKELFDGIAAKVVDRPGGYTRIIRTVTRQGDAADMCIIELVDYNETYVSGDAKKKTRKRRTRRGGSAAPEKAATEEKAQTKPADAKPEVKEEEKEPKAETAEKVETSEETKIQDAPAEETKAQESPAEEDKDQAKEEPKDEDKEEKK, from the coding sequence ATGAGAAACGGAAAGAAATTTAATCAGTTAGGCAGAAAAGCACCTCACAGAAAGGCGATGCTGGCAAATATGGCTTCTTCTCTGATTAGTCATAAGAGAATTTCAACGACAGTTGCTAAGGCAAAGGCATTACGTATGTATGTAGAGCCTTTAATTACTAAGTCAAAAAATGACACAGTTCATTCAAGAAGAACAGTTTTTAGTTATTTACAAGATAAATCAGCTACTAAAGAACTTTTTGATGGCATAGCTGCAAAAGTGGTTGACCGTCCGGGAGGATATACAAGAATTATAAGAACTGTTACCAGACAAGGTGATGCCGCCGATATGTGTATTATCGAGTTGGTTGATTACAATGAAACCTATGTTTCCGGAGATGCTAAGAAAAAGACCAGAAAGCGTAGAACCAGAAGAGGTGGTAGTGCGGCTCCTGAAAAAGCTGCAACAGAAGAAAAAGCACAAACAAAACCGGCTGACGCAAAACCTGAGGTAAAGGAAGAAGAAAAAGAACCTAAAGCAGAGACTGCTGAAAAAGTTGAGACTTCAGAAGAAACTAAAATTCAGGATGCTCCTGCCGAAGAGACAAAAGCTCAGGAAAGCCCTGCTGAAGAAGATAAAGATCAGGCTAAGGAAGAGCCAAAAGATGAAGATAAAGAAGAAAAGAAATAA
- the hutH gene encoding histidine ammonia-lyase, with amino-acid sequence MTKNIKIDNRSYKPEDLYELIAGHPIIELSDSAIESITNCRNYLDAKLEKEDSLFYGINTGFGALCDVEIDKSQNEELQENLVKSHACGVGEEVPDSVVRLMIYLKLVSLSKGNSAISLETVNKLIEIYNRGLLPVIYRQGSLGASGDLAPLAHMSLPLIGEGEVRFKGKKYDSADLMKELGIKPIKLKAKEGLALLNGTQFMLAYASNIYLKAARLAPIIDAISALSSVAYEISPDPFNHLVHSVRPYNGQIEVAKRLFKYLEYSSGKTKRTQIQDPYAFRCIPQVHGASLDIVNYCGSLFTTEMNSVTDNPLVFQDEDKILSGGNFHGQPLAMALDYLCIGLSEWGSISERRTYKLLSGKRSLPVFLTEKSGLHSGFMIPQYTAASLVSANKQLCTPSSVDSIVSSNGQEDHVSMGGNAAVKCFKVLENLENILAIELLTSVRALQYKKELILHPALQNIVDDFLSEIPFKEEDHVLYKEIHKAKDFLKKLQHENDLL; translated from the coding sequence ATGACAAAGAATATTAAAATTGACAATAGAAGTTACAAGCCTGAAGATTTATATGAATTAATCGCCGGACATCCGATAATTGAGTTATCTGATTCAGCCATTGAAAGTATAACGAATTGCAGAAATTATTTAGATGCAAAATTAGAGAAAGAAGACTCTTTGTTTTATGGAATTAATACCGGTTTTGGAGCATTATGCGATGTAGAAATAGATAAATCTCAAAATGAAGAATTACAGGAAAATTTGGTTAAATCCCATGCATGCGGAGTAGGAGAAGAAGTCCCGGATTCAGTTGTTCGCTTAATGATTTATTTAAAATTGGTCTCTCTCAGCAAAGGGAACAGCGCAATTTCTTTAGAGACAGTAAATAAACTTATTGAAATTTATAACAGAGGCTTATTGCCGGTAATTTACCGGCAAGGTTCCTTAGGAGCATCCGGTGATTTGGCACCTTTAGCTCACATGAGTCTGCCTTTAATAGGCGAAGGTGAAGTCCGCTTCAAAGGAAAAAAATATGACTCAGCAGACTTGATGAAGGAGCTTGGCATTAAACCTATAAAGCTAAAGGCAAAAGAAGGGCTTGCATTGCTAAACGGGACGCAATTTATGCTTGCTTATGCATCTAATATTTATTTGAAGGCAGCAAGACTGGCTCCGATTATAGATGCAATTTCTGCATTAAGTTCTGTGGCTTATGAAATAAGTCCTGATCCATTTAATCATTTGGTACATTCAGTCAGACCATATAACGGTCAAATTGAAGTTGCAAAAAGATTGTTTAAATATCTGGAATACAGCTCCGGAAAAACAAAGCGAACTCAGATTCAGGATCCATATGCTTTCAGATGTATTCCTCAGGTTCATGGAGCTTCGCTGGATATCGTAAATTATTGTGGTTCATTATTTACAACTGAAATGAATTCTGTTACAGATAATCCATTGGTTTTTCAGGATGAGGATAAGATTTTATCCGGCGGTAATTTTCATGGACAACCACTTGCCATGGCTTTGGACTATTTATGCATTGGTTTGTCTGAGTGGGGTAGTATTTCAGAAAGGAGAACGTATAAGTTGCTTTCAGGAAAGCGATCTTTGCCGGTTTTTCTTACAGAAAAATCAGGATTACATTCCGGATTTATGATACCTCAGTATACAGCCGCTTCATTAGTAAGTGCTAATAAGCAGCTTTGCACACCTTCCAGCGTAGATTCAATAGTTTCATCTAATGGGCAGGAAGATCATGTAAGTATGGGGGGGAATGCAGCAGTTAAATGCTTTAAAGTGTTGGAAAATTTAGAAAATATTTTGGCAATAGAGCTTTTAACTTCGGTAAGGGCATTACAATACAAAAAAGAACTTATATTGCATCCTGCTTTACAGAATATAGTTGATGATTTTCTGAGTGAGATTCCATTTAAAGAAGAAGACCATGTCTTGTATAAAGAGATTCATAAAGCAAAAGATTTTTTGAAAAAGCTGCAGCATGAAAATGATTTACTTTAA
- a CDS encoding DNA-directed RNA polymerase subunit alpha — MAILSFIKPDKILVQKTTDFEGDFEFKPLEPGFGVTVGNALRRVLLSSLEGYAIVSVKAEGVDHEFSTIEGVIEDFTEIVLNLKQIRLKDTVKDLEEEQETIYISISGKEEFKASDIEKATNRFQVMNPDLVICRMESWVKLELELIVNKGRGYVPAEELKLPELPKGHILMDAIYTPIKKVSYHVENTRVEQKTDFEKLTLHVKTDGTINPEDAVKNAARILIQHFMLISDENITFDSEENKIDNVVDEHILHMRKLLKTSLEDLELSVRAYNCLKAAKINTLGELVEKDIPELLKFRNFGNKSLEEIQQLLDDKGLNFGMDISKYKLNEE, encoded by the coding sequence TTGTCATTTATAAAGCCCGATAAGATTCTTGTTCAAAAAACAACCGATTTTGAAGGGGATTTCGAATTCAAACCTTTAGAACCAGGTTTTGGCGTAACCGTAGGTAATGCTCTTAGAAGAGTTTTACTCTCTTCATTAGAAGGATATGCTATTGTTTCTGTGAAAGCCGAAGGTGTTGACCATGAGTTTTCAACTATAGAGGGCGTGATTGAAGATTTTACTGAAATAGTTCTTAATCTGAAGCAAATCAGACTGAAAGATACAGTAAAAGATTTGGAAGAAGAGCAGGAAACTATTTACATTTCTATATCAGGAAAAGAAGAATTCAAAGCAAGCGATATTGAAAAAGCTACCAACAGATTTCAGGTTATGAACCCGGATTTGGTGATTTGCAGAATGGAAAGTTGGGTAAAGCTGGAACTTGAATTGATAGTTAATAAAGGTAGAGGATACGTTCCTGCAGAAGAGTTAAAACTTCCTGAACTACCTAAAGGCCACATTTTGATGGATGCTATTTATACACCTATCAAAAAAGTGAGTTATCATGTTGAGAATACAAGAGTTGAGCAAAAGACAGATTTTGAAAAACTTACTTTGCATGTAAAAACTGATGGAACAATTAATCCTGAGGATGCTGTAAAAAATGCTGCAAGAATACTTATTCAGCACTTTATGCTAATATCTGACGAGAATATCACTTTTGATTCTGAAGAGAATAAAATAGATAATGTTGTAGATGAGCATATTTTACACATGCGTAAGCTTTTGAAAACAAGTTTAGAGGATTTGGAATTAAGTGTAAGAGCTTATAACTGTTTAAAAGCAGCTAAGATTAATACATTAGGTGAGTTAGTTGAAAAAGATATTCCTGAGCTTCTTAAATTCAGAAACTTCGGTAATAAGTCTTTGGAAGAAATACAGCAATTACTTGATGATAAAGGATTGAATTTTGGAATGGATATTTCAAAATATAAACTAAACGAAGAATAA
- a CDS encoding histidine--tRNA ligase has translation MKPSLVKGTRDFNAIQVKKRTYIFDTIREKFELFGFQPLETPAMENMSTLTGKYGDEGEKLLFKILNSGDFLKKITPDLVDENQSNQVAPLIAEKGLRYDLTIPLARYIVLNHGNLTFPFKRYQIQAVWRADRPQKGRYREFYQCDADIVGSTSVLNELELIQLYDSVFSAFGLEVSIRFNNRQILEGIASVLGVKDRFNEFCLVLDKLDKAGAEGVDLEFGKREFPQNLIDNWKSLILIKGTNREKLNFLADQFEKNSDPTSINEISLLLDYLDSAKINNPLNFDVSLARGLSYYTAFIFEVIDVDGEYGSLGGGGRYDQLTSLFGLDNMPGVGISFGADRIYDVLEKKNAFPADSEEIKLVMITNFNKEFTKKLIEIANDFRIAGIPCEIYPVDDKLKKQFRYADQKNISYVLIAGDAEIENNTFSLKNMKSGEQQSGSIEDLIEKVKKIMH, from the coding sequence ATGAAACCATCATTGGTAAAAGGAACAAGAGATTTTAATGCTATTCAAGTTAAAAAGAGAACGTATATCTTTGATACTATACGGGAAAAGTTTGAGCTTTTTGGCTTTCAGCCGTTAGAGACACCGGCTATGGAAAATATGAGCACACTGACCGGAAAATATGGTGATGAAGGAGAAAAGCTGTTGTTTAAGATTTTAAATTCAGGAGATTTTTTAAAAAAAATTACTCCGGATTTGGTTGATGAAAATCAGTCAAACCAAGTAGCTCCGTTGATAGCTGAAAAGGGTTTAAGGTATGATCTTACAATTCCATTAGCAAGATATATAGTTTTGAATCACGGTAATTTGACTTTTCCTTTTAAACGATATCAAATTCAGGCAGTATGGCGAGCTGACAGACCACAAAAAGGCAGATATCGTGAGTTTTATCAGTGCGATGCTGATATAGTAGGAAGCACTTCAGTGTTGAATGAGTTGGAATTAATTCAGTTGTACGATTCTGTTTTCTCAGCTTTTGGACTGGAAGTAAGTATTCGTTTCAATAACAGGCAAATACTGGAAGGTATAGCTTCTGTTTTGGGTGTAAAAGATAGATTTAATGAGTTTTGTCTTGTATTAGATAAATTAGATAAAGCAGGAGCTGAAGGAGTTGATCTTGAATTCGGGAAAAGAGAATTTCCTCAAAATTTAATTGATAACTGGAAAAGTTTGATTTTAATTAAGGGGACGAATCGGGAAAAATTAAACTTTTTAGCAGATCAATTCGAAAAAAACTCTGATCCAACATCGATTAATGAGATTTCTTTACTCTTAGATTATCTGGATTCGGCAAAGATTAATAATCCGTTGAATTTTGACGTTAGTTTGGCAAGAGGATTATCCTATTATACAGCTTTTATTTTTGAAGTAATAGATGTAGACGGAGAGTATGGCAGTTTGGGTGGCGGTGGTCGATATGACCAGTTGACATCTTTGTTTGGATTGGATAATATGCCGGGAGTAGGTATTTCTTTCGGTGCAGATAGAATTTATGACGTTCTGGAGAAAAAAAATGCTTTTCCGGCTGATTCAGAAGAAATTAAATTAGTTATGATTACTAATTTCAATAAAGAATTTACAAAAAAGCTAATTGAAATAGCAAATGATTTCAGAATTGCTGGTATACCATGTGAAATTTACCCTGTAGATGACAAATTAAAAAAGCAATTCAGATATGCCGATCAGAAAAATATATCTTATGTATTAATTGCAGGTGATGCAGAAATAGAGAATAATACTTTTAGCCTGAAGAATATGAAATCAGGTGAACAACAAAGTGGATCTATAGAAGATCTTATTGAAAAAGTTAAAAAAATAATGCATTAA